A region of the Conger conger chromosome 6, fConCon1.1, whole genome shotgun sequence genome:
GGACATATTTGCTGAAGCTGTTTTACAAAGTGGTTTAAAAAGTTGCTGTGGTGGGTAAGCCTTGGTACGCAAGTATTGCACATACACCACATTATTATGGACCAGCGTCCTCAGAGATGGTTGTACTTTATTTAAACTCGATAACATCATAGttcaagacattaaaatgaaaagaaaacactcAACAGAATGAGATACCAGGTGACACTTCACAGGTGCAAGTTGTTTCAAGAAGACAACTCATTTCTGGGAGAATGCTGAAGCAGGCAGAATGAAACCTGAAACAAcctttatgtttttttgcaaaCAGGTTAAACTTTCTGGTTTTCGTTCCGACCACAGTTGCAAGCCCAGTATTTTAATGAGAACAGTAATGACGTGTATGTTGTGCTCATTATGATATATTGCAAGTAATTGCATAAGTGACACAattatttaactgatcaaattaaagacgaATGTGATTCAATAGGCTCCCAATTGGTTAAAGTGTGGACACATGGCCACTAAAAGTAATAATATGGTAGACAATTAAGGATTCAAAGATGATATGATGACGTAacaaatgataatgagccaaatACGCACTGTGAACGAACTGAAACGTGTTGAACAACCCATTTAACCTACTGGTTCACCTGATTTGACAGGACATTTGAAAATTATGTTAGCGTTTTTAAGTATTTGtctgcaatatagcacaataagcacaatgtgaacattgTGGATGCTATTCTTCATGTCGTATTCCTGACATAATATATCTGAAGAGGTTAATAATTCATCTACGTGAAAAGCACCTATTAACAGCTTGCtgaaattctgggattgcaacttTAGTTGGGATTGCAATTTTGGTTGGAACATAAACCAGCAGGGTTCccaaggaccagggttggggaccactGGATTACACAGTAAACTCAAGTTGCTGTTAATATTATTACGgctgaaaaccaaaaaaacccagCAAACCTTCTAGCTCGTCAGGATTAGAAATGAAGACCACTGCTCCAGCAGAATCcagtttgaatgtatttttataaacaTTAATCTTAATCAAACAATGGCAGGCCGTGTAGCCGAACTCACCAACTGTCATACCCTACGGAGAAGACCTTGCGCAACGCGTGTGGCTTTTAAAGCTCAATGCGGCGAGAATAAAAACAACCCCTGCAGTATTTTCGAAAAAGGTTTCGTAATCCAAGTCCAATAGCGGGATATGACAGATCTGTGAGCCTAAAACGAGCAACTTGGGTCCTGCAGGCAAAACAGCACGACCACACTGCCACAAAACGCTGACCAACACAGCGCGAGCCACCTGACCAGGAAGTGCTTCCGTCATCTACACAGGAAGTTGAAATATCAGCTGATTTTGGTGTTTTTAATGGAAGTTGCTGCTGTATGagagtgtttttccactctttTCTCATAAAACGCGACAGAgacacaataaacaaataagGAAATCTGTGGTTGCCCATAGCCACGTACGACTATCGTTTGAGAACGACGTTAAATTAAGCATTGAACAGCTAGCTTGCTGGCTTATTTACTGAATacggaaagaaagaaaacagtcGGATGTTGCTAGCCAGACattgtaacgttagctatttaTATTGTGCCAGATCAAACTGCAGTATTTGTATGGAACTAAGAAAAATAACACCTGTTTATTTATTGAAGAAGAACGACTGAACGTAAATTTATTCGTTTTATGTAATCCTGGAAACCGGTGTAACGCTAGTCTTCAGTAGTTAGATCACGACGTACGTTttcctaacgttagctagtgcTGCCAGTACGCGATTTGATAAAGAAACTGTCGGTACAAGCGAGTGACATCGAAGTAGAGACAAAGCTGTAGCTGTGTATACGTATTTGTAACGGAATTTGCGTACTGAGTTGTATTATACATTGTAATAATATCCGTTCATGTAATTTATGGCGAATTGTTTAGGATTTTagcttgtgttttattttcgaGTGAATTGTGTGTTTTAGCTCTGGCCGCCAAGTTCAGCTAATGGAATGGTAGCTGGCTGGCTAcgtgtaatttatttattgtactgAGTTGAAAAGCAACAGGGACAGCACATCATTAACAACTAACCCGGTTGGTTTACGTTAGCTGGATcgaaatattttgtgtttttatcaaAGTCGTGTAGCTATTCTCAAGTGATTTTAAGTATTATTGTgtaactagctaactaactgTTGCATTGTTAACTTAACGTGGTCACAAGCTGTGTAGCCTAGATAATTGATAACGACCCAGAAAGATTAGTCAGTATTgacaaatagaaaataattttcTGGCACTGTCAGAAGACCGAACCGAACATCCAAAGCCCTCCTCGCCAATGCTGGATCTGGAGGTAGTTCCTGAGAGATCTTTGGGAAATGAACAATGGGAATTCGCATTAGGTAAGCCAGCAACCAGCTTACGTTATCTAGCTAACTAACTGACGACTACCTAACTAACCACCCTAGGTTGCTAACGACGAAACTAGCTAACAATAGGAAGCTAGCGAAATAGCCTGTCATAGCCAGCAAGTACAGTTTTTGTTGAGATGTGGTAAATCCAATCACTATTCAGGGGGATTTTATGCGTATATCCTCCTCTGTTTTGTCAGAGTGCCATTGCAGAACGTACATTTTAAAGCCGAGATAAGCTCGATCGTTAGCTAGTAAGCTAACGATCGTTGGCAAAGTCTTCGATTGTTTGACATGCCACGTGCTCTagtttctttttgttgttttcttcctCTTGTGGGTATTTCGCAATCCCTCACGCCGGGTCCATGCATCTAACAGCAATCATTTCACCCAACCCCAATGGCCAATCTTATTCATTATTGGGAGGAACGCTGTTTAATtatgggttgggttgggttttgACCTGGTCATTTTATTTCCCGAGGTCTGAGCAGGTGTAAATCAACCTGCGTGAAGTTAACGACCATCAGCTCCGTTTGGCAGAGAGTTGATGCAACTGACACGTATCCACTGCTGCTGAAAAAAGTACACATTCTTTGTGTTCTTTGAAACACTTTTTGGGTGTGCCCACGAGAATGCCGCAGATGTGGAAAATCCGAGTTCAAAAactaaaagtcctccccagtaatGAACTTAGATTCGctcattagcacaattctttacccaggaggtagaactaatgagtgaaataacCTACAGTTATAGTCTGGCATCGCTGAAGGAACTGGGTCTGTCATCCAAGTATTGACACCGCCTTTGCACTCTTTTGAAAGGTTTCCTTTGCTTCTGGCtgtgtaaataaatgataatgatTTTAGACATCTTTTATATGTACTAAGCAAAACCTGTAATTAGGCGAATCACTTAATTATTGTTACAATAAATTAAGCACATTTATAATGcttgcggcggcacggatggtgcagtgggtagcactgccgcctcacagcaaggaggtcctgggttcgaatccccgtcggccggggcctctctgtgtggagtttgcatgttctccccgtgtctgcgtgggtttcctccgggaactccggtttcctcccacagtccaaagacatgcaggttaggctgattggagagtctaaattgcccgtaggtatgagtgtgtgagtgaatggtgtgtgtgccctgcgatggactggcgacctgtccagggtgtattcctgcctttcgcccaatgtatgctgggataggctccagcccccctgcgaccctgttcaggataagcgggttaagataatggatggatggatggataatgctTGCACTTATGACAGGATTACACAGTCCAGATATGACTAAACAATTTTATTGTTCAACCTTTATGTGTGAAATGTCCTGCTCTAATGATACACACATTTGGCTGCTGAAGGCAGGTTCTTTCCCCCCATCTTTCAGCTCAAATTGGATGGGTCTTGAATTATGGTCAGGTATTATGTTTCATTGAGGATTCACGCTTTGCTTCTGTATAAAATTGTTGCAAGACCGTTTTAATTTTACGTTGTCTGGATGGCTCCTTCATTTGCCATACCCCAGTGTTGCAGGCTTAAATGTGACCGGTTCTGTTTTTGGCTCTACTGTGAGGTGTCTACTGTACATTTCCAAGAGTCTTGGGCCAGCTGGTAAGTGAACTGCCACTTGCCAATCTTTCTGTCCGCAGGGATGCCATTGGCCCAGGCCATCTCCATTCTGCAGAAACACTGCCGCATCATCAAGAATGTCCAGGTTCTCTACagtgaacaggtgtgtgtgtgtgtgtgtgtgtgtgtgtgtgtgtgtgtgtgtgtgtgtgtgtgtgtgtgtgtgtgttttctttaaaTGTCATTTGTGGATCCTGACTTAAATGCGAGTGTTTGTATTCATGTGATATGACCTTATCTTTTGTCTGTATCTGCAAAAGCCCATCTGAAGTGACATCACTGTTACATAACCCCAACTGTTGTCATTAATGTGAAATGGGGAGTTGAAATTGTGGCCTCAagtccaagaactgctggttttcaccCTCTCTTTACACAATCTGACCAATAAgaagcactaattgttcagctaattacctgggagaaaaaaaaacctgggcCGGATTTAGATTCAAGGTCCAGATTTGGTGCTGTGAAAGACTGTATGTTTCTTATATTCTTTCCCCCCCTGTCTCCTGTAATACCAGACCCCCCTCAGCCATGACCTCATTCTCAGCCTGACTCAGGATGGCATTAAACTGCTGTTTGATGCTTGCAACCAGAGACTGAAGGTGAGAGACAGTGGATCCGTTTGGTTGGTTGAATTGGGTGACTGACATGATGGTTACTCCCTCAGCAGTTTGGTTCACTTTGGAGCTTTTTCCCACTCATTTGACTCACTCCAGTTCTCATGGAGACAGTAGTAGAGGAATTATAGATATACATATACTATCTGTACTGCCAGTCAGCACACAAACATATCTGATAGCCAGCATGCCCTTCTGCTATTCTGTGTATTGCCTACACCACTGCCAGTCATAGTATACAGCATGCATCTTTGGAGTCACAGTGTGCACCATGCACCTATCCTAGTCTATGTACAGCCTTTACCATCACAAGccacagtgtacagtatacacagtgCACATCTCTGTCAgtcacagtgtacagtatacacagtgCACACCTCTGTCAgtcacagtgtacagtatacacagtgCACATCTCTGTCAgtcacagtgtacagtatacacagtgcacacctgtcagtcacagtgtacagtatacacagtgCACacctctcagtcacagtgtagTAGTGCCATTACAGTGCCATACCCTCAGTCACAGTTTACAGCCTCCACAAAAAGTCCTCAGTGGGAAGAAATCTTGGGGGGAACCTGGCTATcaagggggagcccatcctctgctggtcAGCAAGGTGTAAATGCAGAGTGGATATAACAGAAATCTAATAAGAAATCTATTACAGCAATTTGAATGGGTTCACACAGTAACAGTTCAGGTAATTACTAACTGAACGACTACCACTGGTCGCAGTCTGTACCAAGAACCTATTCCAGAACTGTCTCTTCTGCACTTTGCTGCTGAATGGGAGAAAGGCTTGCTTTGTTCAGTCAAAGGCAATATTTCTTGTCATTTCTTACCACTGTGTGAGAGGATTTGTAATGATTTCCCTGCGGACGGCAGATTGGTTTCTCCTCATTGAACTGGTGTTCAAATTGCCTTGTTACCTTCTTGTCAGCAAGCAGTAACAGGATTTCTGCTCTTTCACATTTAGGTAATCGAAGTGTATGACTTGAGCAAAGTGAAATTGAAATACTGGTGAGTGGCTGttccttccctcctccctctttaGCCTCTGTGTTCATTAGCGACGGCCTGAATGTGTTGTATGCGTCGCTAATGGCTAACAGAGTAGCGCTGTCGCCCTGTCTCGTTCTGATGTATGGCAGGCCGCGCTATCATTGCGAGAGTTTCAAATACAACGGCAGACCTGCATGAAAGATAATTGATCGGCGTGCCCGCTCTGATTTCGACATTTGGGTCGACATTTGACACCGCACCTCCTGTTCCAGTGCGCTAATGAAGTGCTCTAGCAAGCCTGTTCGACCGGCAGTAATTAGCGGTTGAGCTCAGCTATGTAAGGAAAGTGATTATCATTATAAAAAGCAGGCACTGCACCAGCCCACTGTGTGGCTTCATGATTGTATGTACGACTTGGCTTTATTCCAAACGATATGTGCGGGTCTGTGGCTAAATTAACATTGACAATAACAAGTCAAATGTCAAGATAATCAGCTGACAAGGTgccattaaccctttcagtcccaagcccaatatgaagagGCTCCACACAAATATCAAGggcctttggttgagaaaaagGTTTGCTCGCTGGAGgagttaaatgttttttaagttttttttgtaatgggGGGTGAACCTGATAAAACATAGATTGATGACATGGTTTACATGCTCACCACAAAACATATATAGCATTTAGCGTAAGTAGTATAGTATGCAGTAAACAAGTCTGCAAATAGGGACATGGCTCTACTTTTATTTGTCTGCCCCACAAGGTTAAAATCTGCCCCTCTCTCAAGCAGTCGGTGCAAAAACCATTCTGTGAATTGTAGTTTGCACTTGGGGGAGCAGAAAATCAATCAAGACCTCAATACTATAGTGAGTCTGTTTAATTTGTGAGCATGGCTTGTCCTTCCAGAATATtccatgttgttgttttgggacTGAATGCAGTAAACTTGTTTGTTCTGTTTCCTTGCTGGACAGTGGCGTGCATTTCAACTCTCAGGCCATAGCCCCTACCATAGAACAGATTGACCAGTCTTTTGGAGCCACGCACCCTGGAGGTAAGAGGGGAAACCTGTGTTGGCCTTGTTGATCAACACATTCATGACCAGTCTGCCTTGTGTCTCGATACGCTGTCGCATTGATTGCTACATAAAAGCTTCGTCGGATGTGCGCCATTGATTACGGCATAAAAGCACTTTCATGTCTGcagcatatatatttttattgatttgccCATAAACATTCTCTGACTTACTGCtaccccatatacacacacaccatgtaatCTGCCTGCTCAACTGCTGTTGATTTATTGGACTACCTTCATTTCTACTGTACTGACTATGTCTTGGCATGTGGAGCTGCACATATCTGTGGGCTTGAATGTTTGTCTGCTTAtacagtgcatgtgtgcgttgCGCTGTATAGAGAgtatgtagtgtatagtgtgtttgATGGTCACTCTCTCCAGGCTATAATTGTATGTGTAAAGAGcacctattgtgtgtgtgtgtgtttgtgtatatgtgtgtgtatatgtgtgtatgtgtgtgtatatgtgtgtatgtgtgtgtgtatgtatttatgtgtgtgtgtgtgtgtatatgtgtgtatgtgtgtgtgtgtgtatttgtgtgtgtgtgtgtgtgtgtgtgtatatgtgtgtgtgtatatgtgtgtgtgtatgtgtgtgtgtgtatatgtgtgtctgtgtgtgtgtgtgtatttatgtgtgtgtgtgtgtgtgtgtgtgtgtgtgtgtatatgtgtgtgtgtgtgtgtggggggggggttctgtctCTTGATTGCCACCCTCCctgcctcctgctctctccctacAGTGTATCATTTTATGCGTATGGAGTGTCTAGGGTatttattgctctctctccctccctccctccctcatccatCCCCCGCTCTCTTCCTACAGGGTATAATCACTGTATAGAGTGTATaatgctctttctctccctacaATGTATAATTGGATGTGCTTTACGTGTGTCTAatgctctttctctcctctctagtTTACAATGCAGCAGAGCAGCTTTTCCACCTGAACTTCCGAGGGCTGTCCTTCTCCTTCCAGCTGGACTCCTGGAGCGAAGCCCCCAAGTATGAGGTGAgagcctcactcactcactggccTATCAGAGACCAGGCTCAgagcctcactcactcactggccTATCAGAGACCATGGTGAgagcctcactcactcactggccTATCAGAGACCAGGGTGAgagcctcactcactcactggccTGTCAGAGACCAGGGTCAgagcctcactcactcactggccTATCAGAGACCAGGGTGAGAGCCTCAGTCACTCACTGGCCTATCAGGGACCAGGGTGGgagtctcactcactcactggccTATCAGAGACCAGGGCTACTATTCCTGAGTCACCTGGACTACTTTCATTATTGTAGCTGTGATACCTGCTACGATCTGTCCCTTAGTCACCTGGCTTACCTACTGTGCAGTGAAACAGTATTTGACCCCTTCCTGCTTtgactattactattattgcaCATTTGTCACCTGAATGGGTTCAGatctttaaacaaaatgtaatattagacaaagggtaCCTGAGTAAACGCaagacacatttaaaaatatataatataatctatTCAGTGAAAAAGGTTTTGCACCTTTAGCtgcaataactgcaaccaaacgcttcctataatttgatcagtctttcacattgctgtggaggaattttagcccagcCTTtgttgcagaactgctttaattcagacaaattggcaGGTTTTCGAACATGATCTGTTTTGATGTTATGTGACCTAACTGCACCGCACACCCCATGGTTACCGTACCTGGGTTTCctggctgctgtagcccatctgtCGCCTACCGCTCGTCCTCAAATTTCCTGACGTGCCCAGGGTGGTTTACCTGCATTCTCCCTGGGCCTCCTGGCCTGTCCGCCTGGCCTGGGTAAAGCTGACatcctgtgtgttgtgtgagacgGCTCGGCTGCCCTGCTCTCCGTGCTGTCCCTGGCGGTGCCTGTGAGTCCTGCAGATCCAGATGTGCTTCAGCCTGTCTGGAGCCTGCTCTGTAAAGAGTCCCAGCTGGGAGCTGCAATCTGCGCTCCACCTGCAGGGGCTGCTTCTGAGCTCTGCTACACgcagggctgtctgtctgctacacgcagggctgtctgtctgtctgagctcTGCTACATGTaggactgtctgtctgtctgagctcTGCTACACgcagggctgtctgtctgctacacgcagggctgtctgtctgcGCTCTGCTACACacagggctgtctgtctgctacacgcagggctgtctgtctgtctgtctgtgctctgcTACTCacagggctgtctgtctgcGCTCTGCTACACacagggctgtctgtctgtctgagctcTGCTACACGCAGGGCTGTCTGTCTACACCCACTGTTTTTACCCTCTTCTGATGCTAATTATTTGACTCTAGTCTGGCTTGAGCGCTTGTATGTGTTTTTAGCTTTTCTTCActcgcacacaaatgcacagcgTGTTGGTTTGGCCCTGAGTGCCTCGCTGTGACAGCCTAATTCTGCTTCACTGCAGATCCCCCACGGAGCGACAGTCAAGCGCATGTACATTTACACGGGGAACAGCCTGCAGGACACCAAGTAAGTGCTCCTGGGCCGGGGGGGGGCTCCTGGGCCGGGGGGGTCCcgggggggggttctgggggACTCGTGGGGCCTGAGCGGGGAGGAGGAACCGTGCAGCcctgggaaggggggtgggtgcttgggggatttgggggggttgggtctgCAGATACAGCACTCGTATGTTAGCGCTTAGCGCTGCGTGTTCACCTCATGGCCTCCCCAAGAAGAGCGCGCCGATTGGACGACTCACGGCACAAACCTTTCCCGATTGGCTGGCTGGCGGTGATCCAGGGAGCACGCAGTGTGGCACTCAGGGTCGtgttatatttatgttttcGCTCTCCGTTTTATTGCCGAAGCTCTTCAAGAGTATATTTCAGCTGCCTGCTTCTTTAAACAGCTTTAAAGGTGGGAGGTCCTTTCCACAGAACCTCTGGAGTTTTGAACAAGTTGGCTTGCTCTTAATTCCTCATTTTGAaagttgtgtttgtgctgccaCTGAAGCTGAAATGTTCCCATTTCACGGCTTTTATAAAACGTATGGTGCGGGCTGACCAATGATAACCCCTTCAGCAGTGGCCATCCTGcgtttcatgaatattcatgaatattcaagAATTACTCTCCAGTAACTCCTTTTTCTATCACCCAGAACCTCGTTGGGTGGCAGCTAGCTTTGGTTATGACAGAATGATGTCACCACCAACAACCCATGAAAAACCACACCCACCTAACCACACAGTACTCGTGGTGGAGTTCAGAGTTGACGGATGTAATTTTCCCCACATTTTTCCTTGCCATTCAGGAAATATTGACAGAGCTAATTTCCAGGTTAGTCGCTCCTGTTTTATGGACCTGTGGCTAGAGACTGGAAGGGTTTCATTGCCACTCGCTCTACCGTATTTCAGAGGTTGAGGGGGTGAAAAAACCCTGTCTCCGGAATGCCCTGTAAACCGAAACCGTACAGAGACCCCTCTGTGTGTCGAGGAACACCACTGTTTTCTCAAGCGGGGGCTACTCTTGGGATTACGTTTTGCCGATACGTTTGTGTGCTTCTGcttgtgggtgggtgggtgggtgggtgtgtgcgtgcgtgcgcgcgcacgCAGGCGTTTTGGAAATCCAGGAGCATATCTGAGGGTATTGGGGCTCTGTACACCTAAATTTCCTTTCTGAAATGCGCTCTCAGCTGGATTAAAGTCTCTTTATCAACTCACTTACTCTATAAGTGTATTCTGGCAATTACAGGACAAATCCTTGAGCATTAACATTTACAGCTTGTGTTGGAATTAAGGAATTGGCTCCAAGGACAAGGAAACGCTCCGTGTTCACAGTAATGGGTTGTTTTGCTTGTGTAGGCCAGAGGTCAGACTTTTTTAAATTCCTTTTTGACCGGAGAGCACAGTGCGACCCGGTCTCTGCACGGTCCTCTGTGCTCGTGGTGTTCAGGACAGGCCGTTTGGGGAGCGCTAAATCTTGTAAATAAGCCGTGGAGGGGGATGGAGTCTCCCACGGCTGACCTCCCCGCATGCCCTTTTAAAAATGAGCTATGACCAAGCGTCAGAACCGTGAAGCACGTCCGTGAGTTCGGTCCTGCTCAGGCATGAATGACCGAGTCAGCAGCTGAATGAAGGAATTcctgtgaaagaaaaaaacaaaacatcatcGTTTTGAGATTGAGAGATATCTCGACTGTAGACTGTTAGGCTGAAGCTAAACTACTAAGTAACTGGAAAATTGAATCTGTCTTTGGCCGTCCTTGTccgtttggattttatttattttgaagtgtACTTTAAAAACCTGTATATAGACAGTTTTTGTCTTTGGTAAAAGGTTTGTGTATGATGATGTCTATGTCTCTGAGCGTGCCAGTGTGTGCGTATCACCTATGGGTGTGTGCAGATAtgttgtatatactgtatatgtgcgtTGTCAACACACAAGTATGTACATGCATgaatatgtctgtgtttgtgggttCGTATCTGTACAAATGCAACCCGTGCAAACGGGTGTCCAgaaatgtatacacacacatgcaccgatgcatgtttgtatgtgtgtgcacgtgtatgtgggGGTCATATGTGAACATATGTTGGTAAATAATAATCTCTTGCACTCTCCCCATCTCAGGGCCCCTGTGATGCCGCTGGCCTGTTTCCTTGGCAACGTGTACGCcgaatgtgtggatgtgttgcgGGATGGGGCGGGGCCACTTGGACTGAGACTCCGCCTCCTCACTGCAGGTACTCCGCCACTTGCATTGCTCATTGGTTGCCCCAACGCCAGCATTCAGCTTTGGGATATAGCGTTAGTCTCTGCATATTCTGTCTCTATGTGGTATTGGTTGATTGTTGTGAagtagtttttgttttcatttaggaTGCAACTTACACTTCTTAGGCAATTTTGCTGCGTGATTATTGAATGATATCCTATCGATACGACCATTGTGCTTTTAGTGATTCACGTCTTGAGCAAATGCCACGAAAGGCGCTTTTGCGCTCtgaaaagttgaaaagtttGTTCTGTGCTTGACTTGACCGACTCGACTTGGCTGCAAGCAATTTCTTACATAAGTTTGGGCGTCTTTTATCTCTGTAATTGATTTTCCTTTAAGCACCGTGCACAGGAAGTTGAGGGTCTGTTATGAGGACTGTACACATGCAGGTCTTTAGAATGAAAAGCTCGGTGCCTGTGGCTTTTATTGGCTGTCACTGCTGGAGTGCAGCTGTTTTACTTTTGCCCGCAAGAAGCTGGATGTATAGAGAAGGTTCTATGCGAGCTGTTGTACTTCACCCCTGCGCAAGCCCCCTCTCACTGCCCCTCGCCATAGATCACCGCAGCCCGGCCAATCCCGCGAGAGTCTGCATGCTCAACAACCCCTCTCAGCCAATCGGCACTCAAGAAACCGGAGTGCGGGAACCCCTTCGGCCAATGGGCTCCTAGGAGCGAGGCAGCAGTGGAGTTTAACAGCGGGCTCGGCTTCCCCCTTCTCCTTCGGCTCAGGCTGTTCCCAATAAATATCCTGTCGTGCGCTTCATGAGGAAGAGATTGATGACTCGCCAGCGTCTCTGTTTTGTGGCCGAGTCGCGGCTCTGTCCCCCCAGCTGAAACTTTAGATTCAATGTACAGGTTTGAGTTTGTAACCAGAGCTGTAGTTGTAAAAGCTTGTTGTGCCTTTGAGGAAAACATCGGCTCAGGGAAAAATGGGTTGTTttttctgaataaatatttcagtCTCTCTGAATTACAAGGCTTGGCTGTCTTGTAGATATGTATATTCCTGGTTCCTTTTGATACCTTTTGAGCTTACTACAGTGTAGttcttaagtatttggacagtgacacatttcttgTTGCTTTTTCTCTGTACTACAGCAAACTGTTGAAATGcaacagttgaaaaattgggcaGTATGTATAAAAACAGCTTCAATTCTGACATTCATTTACCCAATATGCATGGAATAACcaactaaaaataaaagtttgctcTTTAACTTCATAGTCATTGTCTTATTTGAAATTCGGCAAAAgagatgtgtcactgtccaaatactgacaGACTGCACTATGTGTGCATTCGTGTACTGTTCGTCTACTATTTGTCTACTATTCGTGTACTGTTAGTCTACTGTTAGTCTACTGTTAGTCTACTGTTAGTCTACTGTTCGTCTACTATTCGTGTACTGTTCGTCTACTGTTCGTCTACTATTCGTCTACTATTCGTCTACTATTCGTGTACTATTCGTGTACTGTTCGTGTACTGTTCGTCTACTATTCGTCTACTATTCGTGTACTGTTCGTCTACTATTTGTCTACTATTCGTGTACTGTTAGTCTACTGTTCGTCTACTATTCGTGTACTGTTCGTCTACTATTCGTGTACTGTTCGTCTACTATTTGTCTACTATTCGTGTACTGTTCGTCTACTATTCGTCTACTATTCGTCTACTATTTGTGTACTATTCGTCTCCTGTTCGTGTACTATCTGTGTGAAATGACTCTGAAGCAGCAGCCTGTTACTGTTACTTTGTGACTGaacgtgcatgtgtctgtgtgtcacgtGACCGCAGGGTGCGGTCCCGGGGTAATGCTGaacgtgcatgtgtctgtgtgtcacatGACCGCAGGGTGCGGTCCCGGGGTAATGCTGAacgtgcctgtgtctgtgtgtcacgtGACCGCAGGGTGCGGTCCCGGGGTAATGCTG
Encoded here:
- the phaf1 gene encoding UPF0183 protein C16orf70 homolog → MLDLEVVPERSLGNEQWEFALGMPLAQAISILQKHCRIIKNVQVLYSEQTPLSHDLILSLTQDGIKLLFDACNQRLKVIEVYDLSKVKLKYCGVHFNSQAIAPTIEQIDQSFGATHPGVYNAAEQLFHLNFRGLSFSFQLDSWSEAPKYEIPHGATVKRMYIYTGNSLQDTKAPVMPLACFLGNVYAECVDVLRDGAGPLGLRLRLLTAGCGPGVMADAKVRALERHIYFGDSCQDVLSALGSPHKVFYKSEDKMKIHSPSPHKQVPSKCNDYFFNYFTLGVDILFDATTHLVKKFVLHTNYPGHYNFNIYHRCDFKIPLVIKKGGDVQGGDCILTSYSKWDQIQELLGHPVEKPVVLHRSSSANNTNPFGSTFCFGLQRMIFEVMQNNHIASVTLYGVPRPSGPAQAEPSSH